Part of the Alteracholeplasma palmae J233 genome, CGTTGAAGAACTAGAACAGTATTTTTTAGATCACGGGCTTCAAGTAAGTAAAAAATTAGTAAGAGAAGTACTCGCAGCTTTAACTGTTACAAAATCACTCATTTTTAAAAATGAAAATAACCAAGTTGCTAAATACTTTATTGAAGTTCTGTCCAATTTTATTGGGGCAAATGCTGATTTTATAACTCATAAAGATATTATTACTGATCTTAACTACATTATGAATTCAGAAACAGCTTTCAGACTTTTAACATCAGCTCAACAAAGCGAAGAAAAATTACACATCCTTACAATTAGTAATATCAATGAAAAAGATGATTTATCATACATGAAAGAATTATCACAATACATTTTAGATGCAAATGTTGATGAGTTAGTCTCAAAAGAATTGAACAATAAATATAGTCAGTTTCCTAAAAATATTTGGTTCTTATTTACAACTAACAGTAAAATCAATACTAGAAATTACCCACTATTAGGTAAATCAATCACAATCAGCTTAGACATATCACTTACAACACCAAAAGAAGAAGTCATAGAAAATAGTATGAAACTATCATATACCATGCTTCTATCATCAATAGATAAGAATATCAGTAAATATTTATTAGAAGAATTCTACTGGAAACATTTTGATAAATTAGAAGGCGTACTAAAAGAAAATACTGATATTAGAATCAATAACTATACCCTAAACCTTATTGAAAGATATACAGCTTATTATCAAATCTATGGCGGAGAGTTATTAGAGGCAGTAGATACTGCTATTGTTACAATTATATTACCAATGATAACCCAAGATGATTTTATTAAATTTTCTTCTAATAAACTAAAGTTATCAGGTACATTTGAAGATATATTTGGGCTAAAAAAAATCAATCAAACAGTTGCAATACTAGATAAAATCGAACGACAAAATTAAAAAGAAATGGGAGATAAATAGACGATGTATATATTAAATAAAATATTTTCACTACCATTTTTGATTGATTTTAATGAAATTTTAGAATCAACTTGGAAAGTAATGACAAGCAAAATAGCAGTTTTAATTTATATAGCAGTTATTTTAATTTTTATTATTTTCAGCATTATTCTAGTTATATTAAATGAAACAAAGAAGGAAAACCTTAAAAAAGATATCACCGAAAAACAAGTGATGCTAAATTCTTCTAATAAAGAAGAAGTGCATACTAATAAATCTTCTCTTGAAACCTCAAGTGATAATAGATTTTCAATGTTATGCAAAATAGATGAAGAAATAGAAAATAGTGGCCCAATGAGTTTTGAAGATGAAACAACATTAAGCCAAATCTGTGAAGAATTTCGATTATATTCAGCTGATAAACTTAAACTCTATTATGATATAGAAGATATTAGAAGATTCATTGCAGGACTTTCTGTGACAAGAATTATTATCCTACAAGGGATGTCTGGAACAGGTAAAACATCATTGGCCTATGCATTTGGTAAGTATCTTAAAAATGATACGACAGTTGTACCAATTCAACCTATGTGGAAAGAAAGAACTGACTTAATAGGATATTACAATGAATTTACAAGAAAGTTTAATGAAACAACTCTTCTTCAAAAAATCTATGAAGCAAACTACCTAGACAAAATCTATATTACCGTATTAGATGAAATGAATATCGCGCGAATTGAATATTACTTCGCCGAATTCTTATCTTTATTAGAACTACCAGATTATAATAAAAGATATTTAGATGTCGTTTCAGATGAGTGGAACACTGATCCTAAACTACTTCAAAAAGGAAGAATTATCTTACCTAAAAATATGTGGTTTATAGGAACAGCTAATAACGATGACTCAACTTTTGCCATATCAGATAAAGTTTATGATAGAGCGATGGTATTAAACTTAGATAAAAAGGCAACCCCATTTAGAGTAAAAGAATCAAATCAGAGAATGTTATCTGAAACTAAATTTGAAGAACTGATTAAAAAAGCTCAAAAAGTCTATAAGATAACAGAAAGAAACTTAAGAAGAATTAAAACGATTGATAAATACTTAACAGATAAATATCAAATTACCTTTGGTAACCGTATTATGCAACAAATAAAAAATTACGTACCTGTAATGATTGCGTGTGGTGGAAGTGAACTAGGGGCAATCGATGATATCTTATCAAAAAAAGTTTTACGTAAACTAGAAACTAAAAATATGGTCTATGTAAAAAGTACTATTCCAGATTTAATATCATTTATAGAAGAATTATTTGGTGAAGAAGAAATGTTATTATGTAAAGAATATATTAAACAAATAGAAATTAACGCTTAAACTTATACTGAAAGGGGGAATCAATATGAAGAATATGAGTCTATACTATAAAGCATTTAAAGAACTCAAAAAAGTGACTGAAACACATAATGATGCTAAAAGAGCACGTAAAAAATTAGTTGAAACACATAATGAACTAGACTCACTTATTGTTCTAAAGTATGACTGCATGATTGATTCAGACTGGATTACTGAAATTGAAAACACATTAGAATTTATTGAAAAAGCTATTCGAGAAGATAGACAGTTCATTACATCAGAAGGTAATGTGTTGCCAATTGAAAAAGTAAAGAAGACATCAAAAGAAACTATTAAGCATTTATCGCAACATAGTGATTTAATTACCCATGTCCCAGAAAAAGAAAGTGATCCTTTAATTCCTGATAAGTTATATGTGGTAGAAAAATTAAGCGATTACCTAGTTTATGAAAATAGATTTATTTTTATGTTACTGTCATATTTAAGAGACTTTATTGAATTAAGAATTACTAAAGTTAAAGAAAAAGTAACTACCTATCATATGGAAGTTAAAATGAATAAACAAATCAATGATAACTATCGAAAAATG contains:
- a CDS encoding AAA family ATPase, with protein sequence MYILNKIFSLPFLIDFNEILESTWKVMTSKIAVLIYIAVILIFIIFSIILVILNETKKENLKKDITEKQVMLNSSNKEEVHTNKSSLETSSDNRFSMLCKIDEEIENSGPMSFEDETTLSQICEEFRLYSADKLKLYYDIEDIRRFIAGLSVTRIIILQGMSGTGKTSLAYAFGKYLKNDTTVVPIQPMWKERTDLIGYYNEFTRKFNETTLLQKIYEANYLDKIYITVLDEMNIARIEYYFAEFLSLLELPDYNKRYLDVVSDEWNTDPKLLQKGRIILPKNMWFIGTANNDDSTFAISDKVYDRAMVLNLDKKATPFRVKESNQRMLSETKFEELIKKAQKVYKITERNLRRIKTIDKYLTDKYQITFGNRIMQQIKNYVPVMIACGGSELGAIDDILSKKVLRKLETKNMVYVKSTIPDLISFIEELFGEEEMLLCKEYIKQIEINA